In Dromiciops gliroides isolate mDroGli1 chromosome 5, mDroGli1.pri, whole genome shotgun sequence, the following are encoded in one genomic region:
- the LOC122730059 gene encoding 40S ribosomal protein S15-like, which translates to MVEVEQKKQTFQKFTYHGVDLDQLLDTSYEQLTQLYGARQRGRLNWGLRRKQHNLLKHLRKAKKEVPPMEKPKVVKTHLRDTIILPEMVASMVGVYNGKTFNQVEIKPEMIGRSLGEFSITYKLMKHGQPGIRTTHSSRFIPLK; encoded by the coding sequence ATGGTGGAAGTGGAACAGAAGAAGCAAACCTTCCAGAAGTTCACGTACCATGGCGTGGACCTGGATCAGCTCCTGGACACGTCTTATGAACAGCTCACGCAGTTATACGGCGCTCGGCAGAGAGGGAGACTCAACTGGGGTCTGAGGCGCAAGCAACATAACCTCCTGAAGCATCTGAGGAAGGCCAAGAAAGAGGTGCCCCCCATGGAAAAACCCAAAGTAGTAAAGACACACCTTCGAGACACGATCATCCTACCAGAGATGGTGGCCAGTATGGTGGGCGTCTACAATGGCAAGACCTTCAATCAGGTTGAAATTAAGCCCGAGATGATTGGACGCTCCCTGGGCGAATTCTCTATCACCTACAAGCTCATGAAACACGGCCAGCCAGGTATTAGAACCACCCACTCCTCTCGTTTCATCCCTCTCAAGTAA